In the Bacteroidales bacterium genome, one interval contains:
- a CDS encoding IS4 family transposase has product ISLTDKTHLRDLFHRTKFQNDKERFRLNEPNLFNF; this is encoded by the coding sequence GTATATCATTAACCGATAAAACGCATCTTCGTGACCTATTCCATAGAACTAAATTTCAAAATGACAAAGAACGATTTAGGCTTAATGAGCCAAATTTGTTTAATTTTTAA
- a CDS encoding DUF2254 domain-containing protein, protein MRKPQYLLEKLNASFWFIPILMLLITIGSAIGFIYLDSRIQLPNDGVLRYLLPASVDSAKSILTIIAGAMMGVAGTVFSITLVVLTLASSQLGSRLVRNFMYDKLNQVVLGTYVSSFVYCLIVLSSLKENDSFNFVPAISVLAALASAIAGIILLIIFIHHVSMSIQSDKVISDISAAMSKSIQKLFPEGIGQGEEKQAPDISFLKQSYNFIKEVRCKSSGYLQSVDGQGLINFAQDKDCIIILHQRPGNFLVQDMVLCEALCNEEFDIEMQEEIQDHFIIGKVRTPLQDAEFSIHQMVEVAARALSPGVNDPYTAIACIDNLTSVMCYLTGVEFPSPYRYDLKGKLRVIAVNHSFSGMLNAAFNQIRQYGEGSPSVMIRLMEAMTTLSTFARNKQQREFILQHAKMILKASEKTFSEKRDIEDIKRRFKNLKEK, encoded by the coding sequence ATGAGAAAACCACAATATTTATTGGAAAAACTCAATGCAAGCTTTTGGTTTATACCCATACTGATGCTATTAATTACCATAGGCTCGGCCATTGGTTTTATTTACCTTGATAGTCGGATCCAATTACCTAACGATGGTGTTTTACGGTATCTGTTACCGGCAAGTGTTGATTCTGCAAAAAGCATACTCACCATCATAGCCGGGGCAATGATGGGTGTTGCGGGTACTGTTTTCTCCATTACGCTTGTGGTGCTTACGCTTGCATCTTCTCAGCTGGGTTCCCGCCTGGTAAGAAATTTTATGTATGATAAACTTAATCAGGTGGTTTTGGGAACCTATGTTTCTTCTTTTGTGTACTGCCTGATCGTATTGAGCTCTCTCAAGGAAAATGATAGTTTTAATTTTGTTCCGGCAATTTCAGTTCTTGCTGCCCTTGCATCTGCTATTGCAGGAATTATCCTGCTCATTATATTTATTCATCATGTTTCCATGAGTATTCAGTCCGACAAAGTGATCTCTGATATTTCTGCAGCTATGTCAAAGAGCATCCAAAAGCTCTTTCCGGAAGGAATTGGCCAGGGAGAAGAGAAGCAGGCTCCCGATATCAGCTTTCTGAAACAATCGTATAATTTCATTAAGGAGGTTCGGTGCAAAAGCAGTGGTTATTTGCAATCTGTTGACGGGCAAGGGCTGATAAATTTCGCACAAGACAAAGACTGCATAATTATTTTGCATCAGCGCCCAGGCAACTTTTTGGTTCAGGACATGGTACTTTGCGAAGCTCTTTGCAATGAAGAATTTGATATAGAAATGCAGGAAGAGATACAGGATCATTTCATTATCGGGAAAGTCAGAACTCCTTTGCAGGATGCTGAATTTTCAATTCATCAAATGGTTGAAGTTGCTGCAAGGGCATTATCTCCCGGAGTGAACGACCCATACACCGCTATTGCCTGTATTGATAACTTGACTTCTGTGATGTGCTATCTTACCGGGGTAGAGTTTCCCTCTCCTTACCGTTACGACTTGAAGGGCAAACTAAGGGTAATTGCCGTTAATCACTCTTTTTCCGGGATGCTTAATGCAGCTTTTAATCAAATCCGGCAATATGGTGAAGGTAGTCCTTCAGTTATGATAAGACTCATGGAGGCAATGACAACTTTAAGCACCTTCGCAAGAAATAAACAGCAACGGGAATTCATCCTCCAACATGCCAAAATGATCTTGAAAGCTTCTGAGAAAACATTTTCTGAAAAACGGGATATTGAGGACATAAAAAGAAGATTTAAAAATTTAAAAGAAAAGTAA